Proteins from one Phyllobacterium zundukense genomic window:
- a CDS encoding sigma-70 family RNA polymerase sigma factor yields the protein MLASLDGDARSYGILLNDLARHLRFYFLRRLSDAHKGDADDLVQETLMSLHTRRATYEIDRPFTAWLHAIARYKLIDHFRRNRIRATVPLDDAEDLFAVDQSDAAADRMDVERLLQSVPEKSRDLIYRTKIEGQSIAEVAQSTGLSEASVKVGIHRGIKAIAAKLKGRADDDR from the coding sequence ATGCTCGCGAGCCTCGATGGCGATGCGCGGAGCTATGGCATTCTCCTGAATGACCTTGCCAGGCATCTGCGCTTTTATTTCCTGCGCCGGTTGTCGGATGCGCACAAAGGCGATGCCGACGACCTTGTGCAGGAAACCTTGATGTCGCTGCATACACGGCGCGCGACATACGAGATCGACCGGCCTTTTACAGCGTGGCTGCATGCGATCGCGCGCTATAAGCTGATCGATCATTTCAGGCGAAACCGCATTCGCGCAACGGTTCCGCTCGACGATGCGGAGGATCTGTTCGCCGTTGACCAGTCCGACGCTGCAGCCGATCGCATGGATGTCGAAAGGCTACTGCAATCAGTCCCGGAGAAATCGCGGGACCTGATCTACAGGACGAAGATCGAAGGTCAGTCGATTGCCGAGGTGGCGCAGAGCACCGGCCTTTCGGAGGCTTCCGTCAAGGTAGGGATACATAGAGGAATCAAGGCGATTGCGGCGAAATTGAAAGGACGGGCAGATGACGACCGATGA
- a CDS encoding DUF1109 domain-containing protein, whose amino-acid sequence MTTDDLIARLTGELKPVSRRAVFWRVVIGLGISLVVSSAMMYFWLGMRPDMMTAAGTMMFWTKFAYTLILAVAGTWAVKRIAYPLGSIRVSLAVMAATIVVMIVLAMAKLAMTPPDQHMAMMTGHTVAVCTRNIVMLSLPLLVGAFWVLRGLAPTRLTVAGAAAGLAAGAIASLVYSFHCDESAMPFIAVWYTLGILIPGLIGAIAGRFVLRW is encoded by the coding sequence ATGACGACCGATGATCTGATTGCACGTCTGACCGGCGAGTTGAAACCGGTATCACGCCGGGCCGTTTTTTGGCGGGTCGTGATCGGCCTCGGCATCAGCCTCGTCGTCTCGTCCGCCATGATGTACTTCTGGCTCGGCATGCGGCCGGACATGATGACGGCCGCTGGAACGATGATGTTCTGGACCAAATTCGCCTATACGCTGATCCTCGCTGTCGCAGGGACATGGGCGGTCAAGCGCATCGCCTATCCGCTCGGCAGCATCCGGGTCAGTCTCGCCGTGATGGCCGCGACCATCGTGGTGATGATCGTTCTCGCCATGGCGAAACTGGCGATGACACCGCCCGATCAACATATGGCGATGATGACGGGCCATACGGTTGCTGTTTGTACCCGCAACATCGTCATGCTGTCGCTGCCATTGCTGGTCGGCGCGTTCTGGGTGCTGCGCGGTCTGGCACCGACGCGTCTGACCGTGGCGGGTGCTGCGGCGGGTCTTGCCGCCGGCGCCATTGCCTCACTGGTTTATTCGTTCCACTGCGATGAAAGCGCCATGCCGTTCATTGCGGTCTGGTACACGCTCGGGATTCTGATCCCCGGCCTGATCGGCGCCATTGCCGGGCGATTCGTGCTGCGGTGGTAG
- the iolD gene encoding 3D-(3,5/4)-trihydroxycyclohexane-1,2-dione acylhydrolase (decyclizing), with protein sequence MTKTIRLTMAQALTRFLSQQMTVIDGKKVPVFAGVWAIFGHGNVAGLGEALYQVREELPTYRAHNEQAMAHAAIAFAKATFRRRMMAVTSSVGPGATNMVTAAALAHVNRLPLLLLPGDVFANRVPDPVLQQVESFGDGTVSANDCFRPVSRYFDRITRPEQIIPALQRTMTVLTDPAECGPVTLALCQDVQAEAYDYPESFFEERLWTPRRPRPDVGELAAAIGALRSAEKPLVIAGGGVIYSEASRELADFVEAAGIPVCETQGGKSSLPDRHPLNMAAVGVTGTSAANRLAQEADVILAVGTRLQDFTTGSWALFQNTEKTFIGLNIQPFDAAKHRALPLVGDAREGLIELAAGLKNYRAPKGWTDKAENGKAEWQRAAAKVTGPTNVSLPSDAQVIGAVQRTMGSEATVLHAAGGLPGEMHKLWQAGAPGSYHAEYGFSCMGYEIAGGLGAKMAKPDDEVVVMIGDGSYLMLNSEIATSVMLGQKINIVLLDNRGYGCINRLQMGTGGANFNNLLKDAMHEVLLEIDFAAHARSLGAISEKVSSIADMESALERAKRNDRTTVIVIDTDPLISTEEGGFWWDVAVPEVSLRSEVNAKRKAYEEAIKLRSAGN encoded by the coding sequence ATGACCAAGACGATACGCCTGACCATGGCACAGGCCCTGACGCGGTTTCTGAGCCAGCAGATGACAGTGATCGACGGCAAGAAAGTACCGGTCTTCGCAGGTGTCTGGGCTATCTTCGGCCATGGCAATGTCGCTGGTCTCGGCGAGGCGCTTTATCAGGTCCGCGAAGAACTGCCGACCTATCGCGCCCATAACGAACAGGCGATGGCCCATGCCGCCATCGCGTTTGCCAAGGCGACTTTCCGCCGCCGCATGATGGCGGTGACGAGTTCCGTCGGGCCCGGCGCAACGAACATGGTGACGGCTGCGGCGCTGGCGCATGTCAACCGGCTGCCTCTGCTGCTCCTGCCGGGTGACGTCTTCGCCAATCGTGTTCCGGATCCTGTGCTGCAGCAGGTGGAATCCTTTGGCGATGGCACAGTTTCCGCCAATGATTGCTTTCGGCCGGTGTCGCGCTATTTCGACCGTATCACGCGGCCCGAACAGATCATTCCTGCGCTGCAACGAACGATGACCGTGCTCACCGACCCTGCCGAGTGCGGGCCGGTAACGCTCGCGCTCTGCCAGGATGTGCAGGCCGAAGCCTATGACTATCCGGAAAGCTTCTTCGAGGAGCGGCTTTGGACACCGAGACGCCCGCGGCCCGATGTCGGCGAGCTCGCCGCCGCAATCGGCGCGCTGCGTTCGGCAGAAAAGCCGCTGGTGATCGCCGGCGGCGGTGTCATCTATTCCGAAGCCTCTCGCGAACTCGCCGATTTCGTCGAGGCGGCCGGCATTCCGGTCTGCGAGACCCAGGGCGGCAAATCTTCGCTGCCGGACAGGCACCCGCTCAACATGGCGGCTGTCGGCGTCACCGGGACGTCAGCCGCCAACCGGCTGGCGCAGGAGGCCGATGTCATCCTCGCGGTCGGAACGCGGCTCCAGGACTTCACCACCGGCTCCTGGGCATTGTTCCAGAATACCGAGAAGACCTTTATCGGCCTCAATATCCAGCCATTCGATGCGGCCAAGCACCGGGCGTTGCCGCTGGTGGGTGACGCACGGGAGGGCCTGATCGAACTTGCCGCCGGGCTCAAGAACTACCGCGCTCCGAAAGGCTGGACCGACAAAGCCGAAAATGGCAAGGCGGAATGGCAGAGAGCTGCGGCAAAGGTCACAGGCCCGACAAATGTATCGCTGCCTTCTGACGCGCAGGTCATCGGTGCCGTTCAACGAACCATGGGCAGCGAAGCCACTGTCCTGCACGCGGCAGGCGGCCTGCCGGGCGAAATGCACAAGCTCTGGCAGGCGGGTGCTCCCGGATCGTACCATGCCGAATATGGCTTCTCCTGCATGGGTTATGAGATTGCGGGCGGGCTCGGTGCCAAGATGGCCAAGCCCGACGATGAGGTCGTGGTCATGATTGGCGACGGCTCTTATCTGATGCTGAATTCGGAGATCGCCACATCGGTGATGCTCGGCCAGAAGATCAACATCGTACTGCTCGACAATCGCGGCTATGGCTGCATCAACCGGCTGCAGATGGGTACAGGCGGGGCGAACTTCAACAATCTCCTGAAGGACGCCATGCACGAGGTCTTGCTGGAGATAGACTTCGCTGCACACGCCCGCAGCCTTGGTGCGATATCCGAGAAGGTGAGCTCCATTGCCGACATGGAGAGCGCTTTGGAGCGAGCCAAACGGAATGACCGAACGACGGTCATCGTCATCGATACCGACCCCCTGATATCCACCGAGGAGGGTGGATTCTGGTGGGATGTCGCTGTGCCTGAGGTCAGCCTGCGCAGCGAGGTCAATGCCAAGCGCAAGGCCTATGAGGAAGCGATCAAGCTGAGGTCGGCCGGGAACTAG
- the iolC gene encoding bifunctional 5-dehydro-2-deoxygluconokinase/5-dehydro-2-deoxyphosphogluconate aldolase — protein MDRADTGRALDVITIGRSSVDLYGQQIGSRLEDITSFAKSVGGCPANIAIGTARLGLRSALLSRVGDEQIGRYIREQMVREGVATDGIITDAERLSALVILSVENDKSFPLIFYRENCADMALDEGDVDPEFIRSARAVVVTGTHFSKPKPDAAQRKAIRLMKEAGGKVVFDIDYRPNLWGLAGHGEGDSRYIASDAVSNHLKTVLADCNLIVGTEEEVLIASGEEDLLSALKTIRALSSGTIVLKRGPMGCIVYEGAISDDLEDGIVGKGFPIEVFNVLGAGDAFMSGFLRGWLGGEPLATAATWANACGAFAVSRLLCAPEIPTFEELQYFLKHGSKFHALRKDEAINHVHWATTRRREIPSMMTFAIDHRVQLEDLAQKVGADAAKIRAFKELAVKAAAKVADDRDGYGMLLDEKFGREAMFEFARHNFNWLGRPVELPGSRPLRFEFSQDIGSQLAEWPVDHCIKCLCFYHPDDPADLKLEQQQKLRTLFEAARKVGRELLIEIIAGKHGKLDDNTIPRALEELYTLGIKPDWWKLEPQASATAWKNIEAVIEKHDPWCRGVVLLGLEAPHDELEAAFAATAGAPIVKGFAVGRTLFMDAAEGWLSGKLSDEAAIDDMADRFEKLTKAWLASRNREAA, from the coding sequence ATGGACAGAGCTGATACGGGCCGCGCGCTCGATGTCATTACCATCGGTCGCTCGTCCGTCGATCTCTACGGCCAGCAGATCGGCTCCCGGCTCGAGGATATAACTTCCTTCGCCAAGTCGGTCGGCGGCTGCCCTGCCAATATAGCGATCGGTACGGCGCGCCTCGGTCTGCGCTCGGCGCTGTTGTCCCGCGTGGGCGACGAGCAGATCGGCCGGTATATCCGCGAGCAGATGGTGCGCGAAGGCGTCGCGACGGACGGAATCATCACAGATGCGGAGCGGCTGTCGGCCCTCGTTATCCTCTCGGTCGAGAACGACAAGAGCTTTCCACTGATATTCTACCGTGAGAACTGCGCCGATATGGCGCTTGATGAGGGCGATGTCGACCCTGAATTCATCCGTTCGGCGCGCGCCGTCGTGGTCACCGGCACGCATTTCTCCAAGCCAAAGCCCGATGCGGCGCAACGCAAGGCCATTCGTCTGATGAAAGAAGCGGGCGGGAAGGTCGTGTTCGATATCGACTACCGCCCCAATCTGTGGGGACTTGCAGGACATGGCGAGGGCGATAGCCGCTACATCGCCTCCGACGCCGTCTCCAACCACCTGAAGACCGTCCTTGCCGATTGCAACCTGATCGTCGGCACGGAAGAGGAGGTGCTGATTGCGTCGGGTGAAGAGGATCTTCTCAGCGCATTGAAAACCATTCGGGCGCTATCGAGCGGGACAATCGTATTGAAGCGCGGCCCGATGGGCTGCATCGTTTACGAAGGCGCGATTTCCGACGATCTCGAGGATGGCATTGTCGGCAAGGGCTTTCCGATCGAGGTATTCAACGTCCTCGGCGCCGGCGATGCCTTCATGTCGGGCTTCCTGCGAGGTTGGCTCGGCGGCGAACCGCTGGCGACCGCCGCGACATGGGCCAATGCATGTGGTGCCTTCGCGGTGTCGCGCCTGCTCTGCGCACCCGAGATTCCGACCTTCGAGGAACTGCAATATTTCCTCAAGCACGGCAGCAAATTTCACGCCCTGCGCAAGGACGAGGCAATCAACCATGTGCATTGGGCAACGACACGGCGGCGCGAGATACCGTCGATGATGACCTTTGCCATCGATCATCGTGTGCAACTGGAGGATCTTGCGCAAAAGGTCGGTGCCGACGCTGCCAAAATCCGCGCATTCAAGGAGCTGGCGGTGAAGGCTGCGGCGAAGGTCGCCGATGACCGTGACGGTTATGGCATGCTGCTTGACGAGAAGTTTGGACGCGAAGCGATGTTCGAGTTCGCGCGTCATAATTTCAATTGGCTCGGACGGCCGGTGGAACTGCCCGGGTCGCGTCCGCTGCGTTTCGAGTTTTCGCAAGACATCGGCTCGCAGCTGGCGGAATGGCCGGTGGACCATTGCATCAAGTGCTTGTGCTTTTACCATCCGGACGATCCGGCCGATTTGAAACTGGAGCAGCAGCAGAAATTGCGCACGTTGTTCGAAGCGGCGCGCAAGGTCGGGCGTGAATTGTTGATCGAAATCATCGCCGGCAAGCACGGCAAGCTCGACGACAACACCATTCCGCGAGCGTTGGAAGAACTTTATACGCTGGGTATCAAACCGGACTGGTGGAAGCTCGAGCCGCAAGCCTCGGCTACGGCCTGGAAAAACATCGAGGCAGTGATCGAAAAGCACGATCCCTGGTGCCGCGGCGTCGTGCTGCTCGGGCTGGAGGCGCCGCATGACGAGCTCGAGGCAGCGTTTGCCGCAACCGCTGGGGCGCCCATTGTCAAGGGCTTTGCCGTCGGCCGGACATTGTTCATGGACGCGGCGGAAGGCTGGCTTTCGGGCAAGCTCTCCGATGAGGCCGCGATCGATGACATGGCCGATCGTTTCGAAAAATTGACCAAGGCCTGGCTTGCCAGCCGCAACAGAGAAGCGGCATAG
- a CDS encoding DUF3329 domain-containing protein, giving the protein MNKDSNHPWFRPLWRRVAVVAFCIAWSIFEFATGTPFWGMIVLAFAAYGIWQFFIVFDASEPVKPQETVAPEDAGTDKE; this is encoded by the coding sequence ATGAACAAAGACAGTAATCACCCCTGGTTTCGCCCCCTGTGGCGGCGCGTTGCAGTCGTGGCGTTCTGTATTGCGTGGTCGATCTTCGAGTTCGCGACGGGAACACCATTCTGGGGCATGATCGTTTTGGCTTTCGCCGCCTACGGGATCTGGCAGTTCTTCATCGTCTTCGATGCATCCGAGCCGGTCAAGCCGCAGGAAACGGTCGCACCGGAAGACGCCGGCACCGATAAGGAGTAA
- the iolE gene encoding myo-inosose-2 dehydratase: protein MKAKLGMSPIAWWNDDLAELSDDVSLEECLRQSRSAGFTGMEMGRRFPNDPDVMLPILREADVTLCGGWFSGTLVDEDLAKNKDRIQPMIDLFKAVNAPCIVYGEVGRSIQGDRSKPLANKPKLGDEEMKAYARKVTEFGEWCAQQGMPLSYHHHMAAVVETEPELDAFMKYSGEGIPLLLDAGHLAFAGGDVLRAIDNHHRRINHVHVKDVRMPVIDGLDRSRQSFLDAVALGAFTVPGDGSLDFGAIVQKFADYGYEGWFVVEAEQDPKKNPPLKMAQVGYKELMRVMTTAGYTVETQGFPKG from the coding sequence GTGAAGGCAAAACTGGGCATGTCCCCGATCGCATGGTGGAACGATGATCTCGCGGAGCTCAGTGACGACGTCTCGCTGGAGGAGTGCCTTCGCCAATCGCGTTCTGCGGGCTTTACCGGCATGGAAATGGGCCGCCGATTTCCCAACGATCCGGATGTGATGCTGCCGATCCTGCGGGAGGCGGATGTTACGCTGTGCGGCGGCTGGTTCTCAGGCACGCTGGTTGACGAGGATCTGGCGAAGAACAAGGACCGCATCCAGCCGATGATCGACCTTTTCAAGGCCGTGAATGCGCCCTGCATCGTCTACGGCGAGGTCGGCCGCTCGATCCAGGGCGATCGGTCCAAGCCCCTGGCCAACAAACCGAAACTCGGCGACGAGGAGATGAAGGCCTATGCTCGCAAGGTCACCGAGTTCGGTGAATGGTGCGCACAGCAGGGCATGCCGCTCTCCTACCACCACCACATGGCGGCAGTCGTCGAAACAGAACCGGAGCTCGACGCCTTCATGAAATATTCCGGCGAGGGTATTCCGCTCCTGCTGGATGCCGGCCATCTGGCCTTCGCCGGCGGCGATGTACTGCGCGCGATCGACAATCATCACCGGCGGATCAACCACGTGCATGTCAAGGATGTCCGCATGCCGGTGATCGACGGTCTGGACCGCTCGAGGCAGTCCTTCCTCGACGCGGTTGCCCTCGGCGCCTTCACCGTACCGGGTGACGGCTCGCTGGATTTCGGCGCAATCGTCCAAAAGTTTGCCGATTACGGCTATGAAGGCTGGTTCGTGGTCGAGGCCGAACAGGATCCGAAGAAAAATCCACCGCTCAAGATGGCGCAAGTCGGGTATAAGGAACTGATGCGGGTCATGACTACCGCCGGCTATACGGTCGAGACTCAGGGTTTCCCCAAGGGTTGA
- the iolB gene encoding 5-deoxy-glucuronate isomerase: MSKLLLKAMQGPGHVVHVTPETAGWSYVGFDLHKLDAGQSVCGKTEDKEVCLVFVTGKGKVTANGEDLGLLGSRMSPFEGKPWSVYLPQGSDWWVSAETDLELAVCSAPGLGGGLPVRIISPEGLSQETRGKGTNTRYVTNILPENEPADSLLVVEVITPGGHTSSYPPHKHDQDNLPAESYLEETYYHRFNPRQGFGFQRVYTDDRSLDEAMAIEDGDVVMVPKGYHPCAACHGYDLYYLNVMAGPKRTWKFHNAVEHEWLMM; the protein is encoded by the coding sequence ATGTCGAAACTGCTTTTGAAGGCCATGCAGGGCCCGGGCCATGTGGTGCATGTCACGCCTGAGACAGCGGGCTGGAGCTATGTCGGTTTCGATCTGCACAAGCTGGATGCCGGCCAGTCGGTTTGCGGAAAAACGGAAGACAAGGAAGTCTGCCTGGTCTTCGTGACGGGCAAGGGCAAAGTCACGGCCAACGGCGAGGACCTCGGCTTGCTCGGGAGCCGCATGTCGCCTTTCGAAGGCAAGCCGTGGTCGGTGTATCTGCCGCAAGGGTCCGATTGGTGGGTATCTGCGGAGACCGATCTCGAACTGGCTGTCTGCTCGGCGCCGGGACTTGGCGGCGGATTGCCGGTGCGGATAATTTCGCCGGAGGGTCTCAGTCAGGAGACGCGTGGCAAGGGTACCAACACCCGCTACGTCACCAATATTCTGCCGGAGAACGAGCCGGCGGATTCGTTGCTCGTCGTGGAGGTGATCACGCCGGGTGGACATACGTCGAGTTACCCGCCGCACAAGCACGACCAGGACAACCTTCCCGCAGAGTCCTATCTGGAAGAGACCTATTATCATCGCTTCAACCCTCGCCAGGGCTTCGGCTTTCAGCGGGTCTATACGGATGACCGCTCGCTGGACGAGGCCATGGCTATCGAGGACGGCGATGTGGTGATGGTGCCCAAGGGTTATCACCCCTGCGCCGCCTGCCACGGCTACGATCTCTACTATCTCAACGTCATGGCCGGCCCAAAGCGTACGTGGAAGTTCCACAATGCTGTCGAGCATGAATGGCTGATGATGTAA
- a CDS encoding MurR/RpiR family transcriptional regulator, with amino-acid sequence MDNEVSLPRDFDALRTMILDRREMLPKRLAQIAAYALSNPDEIAFGTAASIAQTAGVQPSTLIRFAQHLGFDGFTSLQSVFRERLRERQVSYEERLSALRGDTHGLSKNRVILNGFLTAASHSIETISHNVDEDVLTSAVDILAKAETIYLLARRRSYPITAYMAYAFGKLKIRNQLIESTAGIDPEILSFAKPTDAAIAISFSPYASATIEHAAALAARNVPVVAITDSAFSPLAQSAKVWFEAAEGDFSGFRSLSGTMALAMALTVSVAEKRRSV; translated from the coding sequence ATGGACAATGAAGTGTCGCTACCGCGGGATTTCGATGCGCTGCGTACGATGATCCTCGACCGTCGCGAGATGCTGCCGAAGCGTCTGGCGCAGATCGCGGCCTATGCCTTGAGCAATCCTGACGAGATCGCCTTCGGCACTGCGGCAAGCATTGCCCAGACGGCAGGCGTCCAGCCTTCGACGTTGATCCGCTTTGCCCAGCATCTCGGTTTCGACGGTTTCACCAGCCTGCAATCGGTATTCCGGGAACGGTTGCGCGAGCGGCAGGTTTCCTATGAGGAGCGGCTGTCGGCACTGCGCGGCGATACGCACGGCCTTTCCAAAAACCGCGTCATCCTCAACGGATTCCTGACCGCGGCCAGCCATTCAATCGAGACGATTTCCCACAATGTCGATGAAGATGTACTGACCAGCGCCGTGGATATTCTGGCGAAAGCCGAGACGATCTATCTCCTGGCGCGGCGCCGTTCCTATCCGATCACCGCCTATATGGCCTACGCCTTCGGCAAGCTGAAAATCCGCAATCAATTGATTGAATCGACGGCTGGTATCGACCCGGAAATCCTCTCCTTTGCCAAGCCGACCGACGCCGCCATCGCCATCAGTTTTTCGCCCTATGCCTCGGCGACAATCGAGCATGCGGCGGCGCTGGCGGCACGCAATGTGCCCGTCGTCGCCATTACCGACAGTGCGTTTTCGCCGCTCGCCCAGTCTGCCAAGGTGTGGTTTGAGGCGGCGGAAGGGGATTTCTCCGGTTTCCGGTCGCTATCGGGAACAATGGCGCTCGCCATGGCGCTGACGGTCAGCGTGGCGGAGAAGCGGCGGAGTGTTTAG
- a CDS encoding Gfo/Idh/MocA family protein produces the protein MLGVGLIGTGFMGKCHALAWNSVRAVFGDVPAVQLVHLGEANTELAVRRASEFGFRQASGDWRAVIDDPQVDVVSITTPNQFHPEMAIAALKAGKHVWCEKPMAPTFSDAEAMLAAAKQSGKVAALGYNYIQGPAIRHIRRLLAEKIIGDINHLRIEMDEDFMADPDALFTWKHEATSGYGALDDFAVHPLSLLFTLFGRVSRVMCDMSKPYATRKTANGTDRAVETYDSASVLMHMENGVSGTLQANRSAWGRKGRIALQIFGSKGSILFDQERANEFQLYVTADRATEQGYRTILTAPHHEPYGQFIPAPGHGLGFNDLKIIECRELIKRINGQPAHLIEFADGLEIERTVHAMARSYHEQRWVE, from the coding sequence ATGTTAGGTGTAGGACTGATCGGAACGGGCTTCATGGGAAAATGCCATGCACTGGCGTGGAATTCGGTTCGCGCCGTCTTCGGCGATGTGCCGGCAGTGCAGCTCGTGCATCTCGGCGAAGCCAACACGGAGCTCGCCGTACGCCGCGCCAGCGAGTTCGGTTTCCGACAAGCCTCGGGCGATTGGCGCGCAGTCATCGACGACCCGCAAGTCGATGTGGTCTCCATAACGACGCCGAACCAGTTTCATCCGGAAATGGCGATTGCAGCATTGAAAGCCGGCAAGCATGTCTGGTGCGAGAAGCCCATGGCGCCAACATTCAGCGACGCGGAAGCCATGCTCGCCGCGGCGAAACAGTCGGGCAAGGTCGCCGCCCTTGGCTACAATTATATCCAGGGGCCTGCCATCCGTCATATCCGCAGGCTGCTAGCCGAAAAGATCATCGGCGACATCAACCATCTGCGCATCGAGATGGATGAGGACTTCATGGCCGATCCCGATGCCCTCTTCACTTGGAAACACGAAGCAACATCCGGATACGGCGCGCTCGACGATTTTGCTGTCCATCCGCTGTCGTTGCTGTTCACGTTGTTTGGCCGGGTTTCCCGCGTCATGTGCGATATGTCGAAGCCATACGCCACCCGCAAGACGGCAAATGGCACGGACCGCGCGGTCGAAACCTATGACAGCGCCAGCGTGCTCATGCATATGGAAAACGGCGTCTCCGGGACCTTGCAGGCCAATCGCTCCGCCTGGGGCCGCAAGGGCCGCATTGCGCTGCAGATCTTCGGCTCGAAGGGTTCGATCCTGTTCGATCAGGAACGCGCCAACGAGTTCCAGCTCTACGTCACCGCCGACCGTGCCACCGAGCAGGGCTACCGCACCATTCTGACGGCACCGCATCATGAGCCCTATGGGCAATTTATCCCGGCCCCCGGCCATGGCCTCGGCTTCAACGATCTGAAAATCATCGAGTGCCGCGAGCTGATCAAGCGCATCAACGGCCAGCCCGCCCATCTGATCGAATTCGCCGACGGGCTCGAAATAGAACGCACCGTGCATGCCATGGCACGTTCCTATCACGAGCAGCGCTGGGTGGAGTAG
- a CDS encoding type II toxin-antitoxin system PemK/MazF family toxin — MKRGDLVTIVVNGDYGKPRPAFVVQSDAFELLPSVTVLQLTSDVHDEHLARITINPTVENGLRERSQVMIDRAMTVPRTKVGRVFGHLDSETIANINKAIARFLALETEV; from the coding sequence ATGAAGCGTGGAGATTTGGTAACGATCGTTGTCAATGGTGACTACGGAAAACCGCGACCAGCATTTGTCGTACAATCGGATGCATTTGAGCTACTTCCATCAGTAACGGTGCTCCAACTAACGAGTGACGTTCACGATGAACACCTGGCACGCATTACAATTAACCCGACCGTCGAAAATGGCCTGCGCGAGCGTTCACAGGTAATGATCGATCGTGCGATGACAGTTCCGCGAACGAAAGTCGGACGGGTGTTCGGGCATTTGGACAGCGAGACGATAGCCAATATCAACAAGGCAATAGCGCGATTTCTGGCATTGGAGACCGAGGTCTAA